The genomic region AAGGAGTCGCCCCGGGCGCGATGGCGGACCGGATAGCGGCGCAGCGGATCGCGCAGGCGCAGCCGGTGCGGGCTCGGGCCGCGGTTCCGGCGTGAAATGGCCGTCGTTCTCCGGCTGGTCGCCGACGCCGATCCGGGCGTGCCGTCGCGCTTCTTCGATCTGATGCAGGCGCAGCAGCGCTTCCCGACTGGCTTCCACATGGACCGGGAGGCGGACACGCTCGTCATCACCGCGCACTTCGCGGCGGGAGCGGAGCTGCCGCCCTCGCTGCTGCCGCGGCTGCGGCAGATGACGGGTATCCGCTCGGCCTCGCTTGGGGAAATGGCATGAACGCGCCGTTCGAATCGCCGCGTCGGGCGCCCGCGGCCGAGAAGCCGCGCAGCGGCGCCGATCATCTGCTTGCGGTGCTCGCCGACGCCGGAGTCGAGGTGATCTTCGGCTATCCGGGCGGCGCGGTGCTCCCGCTCTATGATGCGCTGTTCCGTCAGGAGCGAATCCGACACGTGCTCGTGCGGCACGAACAGGCGGCGGTCCATGCTGCCGAGGGCTACGCCCGCAGCACCGGCCGTGTCGGCGTGGTGCTCGCGACATCCGGGCCGGGGGCGACCAACTGCCTGACCGGGCTTGCCGACGCGCTGGCGGACTCGATCCCGATCCTGTGCCTCACCGGGCAGGTGCACCGCCACCTGCTCGGCACCGACGCCTTTCAGGAGGCGAACGTCGTCGCGCTGTCGCGGGCGGCGACGAAGTACAACGCCGCAGTGACCTGCCCGAGCACGCTGGGACCGCTCGTGCGGCGGGCGCTCGACATCGCCACGGCCGGGCGACCCGGGCCGGTGCTGCTCGACATTCCCAAGGACGTGCAGGCGGCCGAGGGGTCGGTTGCCGATTTCGAAGGCGCGATACCGCCGCTGTCGGTTGCGCGGAGACCGTCGATCGACCGTGAGGCGATCGCTCGCGCGGCGGAATTGCTGCGCCGCGCGCACCGTCCGATTCTCTACACCGGCGGCGGCGTGATCAATTCGGGCCCGGCCGCCAGCCGGGCGCTGCGGCGGCTGGCGGAGATCACCGGGGCGCCGGTGACGTCCACGCTGATGGGGCTGGGCGCCTTTCCGGCATCGCATCCGCAGTGGATCGGCATGCCGGGGATGCACGGCACGCTGGAGGCCAATCTGGCGATGCACGGCTGCGACGTGATGCTGTGCATCGGCGCGCGTTTCGACGATCGCGTGACCGGACGGCTCGATCGGTTCGCGCCGGACGCCCGGGTTATCCACATCGACATCGACCCCGGCCAGATCGGTCGCCTGGTTCCCGCCGAGGTGGGGATCGCCGCCGATTGCGGCGCGGCGCTTGAGGCACTTTGCGGCGCGCTGGAGCCGCAGGTGCGGTGCAGCCTGGGGCCCTGGTGGGGCCGGATCACCGAATGGCGCGACCGCCGCTCGCTCGACTTCGCCGAAGATGCGGACGCGATCGCGCCGCAGCGGGCGATCCGCCGCCTGTTCGAACTGACGCGCGAGCGTCGGCCGGTCGTGGCCACCGAAGTGGGCCAGCATCAGATGTGGGCCGCGCA from Sphingosinithalassobacter sp. CS137 harbors:
- the ilvB gene encoding biosynthetic-type acetolactate synthase large subunit; this translates as MNAPFESPRRAPAAEKPRSGADHLLAVLADAGVEVIFGYPGGAVLPLYDALFRQERIRHVLVRHEQAAVHAAEGYARSTGRVGVVLATSGPGATNCLTGLADALADSIPILCLTGQVHRHLLGTDAFQEANVVALSRAATKYNAAVTCPSTLGPLVRRALDIATAGRPGPVLLDIPKDVQAAEGSVADFEGAIPPLSVARRPSIDREAIARAAELLRRAHRPILYTGGGVINSGPAASRALRRLAEITGAPVTSTLMGLGAFPASHPQWIGMPGMHGTLEANLAMHGCDVMLCIGARFDDRVTGRLDRFAPDARVIHIDIDPGQIGRLVPAEVGIAADCGAALEALCGALEPQVRCSLGPWWGRITEWRDRRSLDFAEDADAIAPQRAIRRLFELTRERRPVVATEVGQHQMWAAQHFGFEAPGRWLTSGGLGTMGYGLPAAIGAQIAHPDALVIDVAGDASIQMNIQELGTAAQYRLPVKLFIVNNARMGMVRQWQDLHHGGRHSQSWSESAPDFVALAQAYGWTGLRVERPEALDDAIRTMIGTPGPVLLDCRVRVDEDCYPMIPAGAAHNEVRLGANAAL